The nucleotide window TTCACACCTCTGTATTACAATCTCCACATCCATCCGCGACTCTCAACATACAAGCTCCAGGAGGTGCGTGCAGAGGTAAAGAGGAAGAGCATCAGTAGATATTTTGAAATAGCGAGTATGGCTTCCGAATTCGGTATGCGGGTATGTGTGGAGAACGATCTGGTGCCTTTTGAATGGTCAGAATTGATACTGGAAGCAGTCTCTTTACCCAAAACATATCTCACCTTTGATATCGGGCATGCGATAATGGCGGAATTGAGACCTTCAACAAAAGGGGGCAGTCACAACTACATCGATTACCTTCAGAGATGGATAAAGGCATGCGGCGGTGCGAAGATACTGGTCGTGCACCTGCATGATTGTTCTATCAGTGATAAGCAGGACCACCTCTCAATTGGACGTGGTGAGCTGGATTTCAATCAGATATTCGAGCTTCTGAAACCTACGGGTCTCAAATATATGGTGATAGAGACTTTCTGGCGTGATAAAGCGAGAAGAGAGATGAGTTATGATGAACTAAGGCGGAATATAGAATTCTGTAAGCACTACTGGTGATATATATCCTCTAACCGCTCTATACATTCCTCAAGGCTCGTTATATCCTGTTCACCAGTTTCGAGGTCCCTTAAGGTAACCTTCCCTGCCTCCAGTTCGCGCTTGCCCACGAGCACTGCATAGGAAGCATGAAGCGCATTGGCATAAGCCAGCTGCTCCCTTATACTTCGGTTCATCAAATCCAGATAGGTTATGAAGCGCTCTCTCAACCTGGCGGTTATTCTTATAGCAGTTTTAATCACTTCACGATCCTGATCTTGCCGCTTCTTATCTCGCACCGGTACCACCACTATCGCTTTCTTCAATTCATGCCCCTCATCCTGGAATATCTCCGCTAATCGGTCAAAGCCGAATGCAAAGCCAGTTGAGGGGATATCCTCACTGCTGCCGAACAATGCAGCCAGCCGGTAGGTACCACCGCCGCATATCTGCCTCTGTGCTCCCAGCTTATCTCCCGCTTCGTATATCTCGAATACCATTCCTGTATAATAGTCCAGTCCCCGTGCTATACCCAGGTTCAGGGTATAGCTAACCTCATAATAACGCAGTAGTTCCAGCAACTGCTCCAATCGTCCCAATTGCTCCTGTGCTTCACTGTCCTTCGCAATCATTCTTCGTGCCTCTTCCATTGCTGCCTCACCCCTTGAGTCTATAAGGTGGATTAAATCCTCCTTCTTGCTACTCTCTAACCCTATATCGCTCATTAACTCTGTCAATTCACTCTTCGCTCCTTTATCTATCAATCGCATCGCTCTGCTTATCATCGCATCACTCATATTTGCAGTTCGTAATATCTC belongs to Methanophagales archaeon and includes:
- a CDS encoding sugar phosphate isomerase/epimerase; the encoded protein is MSVLLGAPVWYGNRPFRQTIEKLHELGLDYIEFSLDYPLPGSMKEADKKELKGLLADYGMRIAFHSPNDIAVMHPREEIADASMRILRQCMEFSAGFTPLYYNLHIHPRLSTYKLQEVRAEVKRKSISRYFEIASMASEFGMRVCVENDLVPFEWSELILEAVSLPKTYLTFDIGHAIMAELRPSTKGGSHNYIDYLQRWIKACGGAKILVVHLHDCSISDKQDHLSIGRGELDFNQIFELLKPTGLKYMVIETFWRDKARREMSYDELRRNIEFCKHYW
- a CDS encoding histidine--tRNA ligase is translated as MRIERARGTRDFLPAEMKKRRMIEAKMREIAERWGYEEISTPTFELAELFTLKSGEGILREMYEFRDKSGRHLALRPELTAPVIRLYVNELKMAPKPTKVYYFGNCFRYEEPQRARYREFWQFGAEIIGSDHPEAEAELIALAYHITNTLGIKAELHVGHVGLLREILRTANMSDAMISRAMRLIDKGAKSELTELMSDIGLESSKKEDLIHLIDSRGEAAMEEARRMIAKDSEAQEQLGRLEQLLELLRYYEVSYTLNLGIARGLDYYTGMVFEIYEAGDKLGAQRQICGGGTYRLAALFGSSEDIPSTGFAFGFDRLAEIFQDEGHELKKAIVVVPVRDKKRQDQDREVIKTAIRITARLRERFITYLDLMNRSIREQLAYANALHASYAVLVGKRELEAGKVTLRDLETGEQDITSLEECIERLEDIYHQ